DNA from Vitis vinifera cultivar Pinot Noir 40024 chromosome 19, ASM3070453v1:
GTTGTGTTAGCGTGTTATCCACTTCAAAGACCACATTCCACAGAGATGGCCTTAATCAGATTCATTAATAGAGACTTTAGTAGAATTTGTAGCCGAGGTTTAAGGTATGGTGCAGTAAGGATGGGTAAATATTGATTATGGAAGAGGTTAATACCATGTTGACCACTCAAAACCATGATGTTTCCATGAGGTGGTTAGCTTTTTATGTAACAAGTTGTCATCTTATGTATCATTCATATTATCTAAGAaatctcttcattttcttccttatGCTGGAATGCAGCAAGGTGTCATTAAAGCGTCACTTGGCTATGCTCCTGTATCTTTTTCCAATGTTCTTACCTCCTCATCTCCTTCTTTTGCGGTTAGGTGTGGTGGTGCAATTggggaaatgaaaatttataaggAACCAAAAATATACAAAAGAGGAATATGATACCTAAATCCTCCAACTTTATCTAGCAGGTGCCCTTTGACATGACTTGGATGGGAGTATGAAACCCTTATACACTTGCACTTCAGCTGAAAGTTTGGTGAAATTTCCTGAAATTTCATCCATCATCCTAATGACAAACTCCAATATTCCCTACATCAAAATTGTTCATGGTCCCATGCAGAAAGCTTTTTTCAGCCAATGGATTCACTTTATTAGCAGCATTGTGGATGCAAGCCAAAGAATGAACTGATGTTCCTGGTGGTCAATAGCCTCTTTAAGTAAGTGAACAGATCTCTTCTCTCTCACTCgttagaaaatgaaattctatTGAGTGAAAGAGAAAAAGTGCAAGTGTGGGCAAGAAGTTCTTCAATTTGTGacactatgaaaaataaaagataaagaaaggcaacaaaacaaaagatttaGTCCCTGAATAAATTGGAAGGAGGCTGGAAATGCCCTATAAAATTCCTCAAAcatcattgccttcttttgACCAAACAGCCTCATCATTATGATGGACACCTACTTAAAACTGATAtctattttctaagaaatatgtTGTAACTCTTGCATGGATCAATAATCTTTCTAGAGCTCGATGTATTAATAGATGACTTTATGATTGTAGAAGAGTCCCCTTCCACCATCAACTTCCCCGTCCACTATCAACTTGACATGTCCCAAGCACTAGGTTCTCCTAGACCTTCAATAGAGTGACAGCCTTGACCTCAATGGCCTTTTGTTTATCTTTTAGCTTTGAGAAAGGCAACATAGTTCTCCACAAGTCATCTATATATGTGCCCCAAACGCaaccatcaaaataaaatttaagtggTGTATGGGGCATTGTTCCTATTAGAAATGAGAGATGAGGATCTTTAATCAGCTATGCACCTTGCAAACCCAAAAGATGTGTCAAACCAGCACATTTTTTTACCTCTCTTGACACAGAAATCTGAAAAGAAACCATGGATGTTATGTTCTTCCAAACCACACTTTGGTTGagattattctaaaattttacgATTCCTTTCCTGCCAGATGGTTCAATCAAGGCTAAAATCCCCAGACTACAAAAAATTGCTCTTTCCCCTTTTCCTAAAACCCTTGGAACCAAAAATaggcataaaaaaaatatatttgttgctataggaaacaagaaaatattattaactaaaaagaaaaaaggacatGTATTCCAGGAGAAACCAACTAATATCTGAGTCAGCAAACCTCCTATTCTACTTATCAGTTGAAACCCTAGACATGAATATTTGATATCAAAAGTTTGAGATCTCTAAGTGGCTGTTTCCCACTCCCACACCTTCCTCGTCTAATTTTTGCTAGACAGGAACCCTGGTCCTTTGGCTAACTTGAAACAAAGTTTAAGCTTCGTAGATCATATATGATGCATAAAGTGCAattctttttttgttaatttggtaGGAATGTTGATGTAtcattgtgtgtgtgtgtgtgtgtaagaAGTAAagtttttatgagttttgtTAGAAGCAAGTAGCCTGGAACCTCTATGCAAGATTGCAAATTAACATTGAGATTCTTGTGAACACAAAGTAAGTAAGctgaaatatattattattttttgataggtagctgaaatatattattatgatatcattcaaacaaatattaaatcattgagaaccttcaaaaatgaaaagaaaaaaaaggggcaGCAATTATTAGAGCTGTCAATTGAGCAGGTCAGCACTGAGCTCAGCCAGAGGTATCAGACTCTGGCTCAAGGTCAGTTCATCCTAATCCCAGTCTGAGCCTGTGACCTGAGACACTGCTAATTTAGTTTTATGACCTGAGACTGAGCTTGAGCTGTCGCTTTAGTAGTTTTGATGCTATTGGGCAGAGTGCCAATTAGTGTTCCCAAGAGACAAAAACCCAAAGTTTGAGGTAAGTGAAGTTCATTTCTTTTGACTAACAGGCTTTTGGATGCCCCAGTGAACTACAAATTGTATTGATGTGGGTATAGAAGGATTATTCAGTTTGCATTcgtaaataaatatagaaaaatatttttaactattaaTGTTGCTAAAGTTTCAACCTTCAAGTAGGGCAAGAATCACTGCTGCAAGCAAAAGCTAAAGATTAACCAAGGTTTATCGAGAAATCTGTAGATCTGATAAGATAAGATATAATGGGTTCCATTCTTTAACCAGCATTGAGATCTAGCTGATTTCCAAATGTTtcagaaagaaaatgaatggaaaGCTCTAATCAATTGTGCCTAAACTAGAGCCATGCAAGGAGGTAAAGGCTAGTTTTGAGTGGAGTCAAACTCTTTTGAAATTTCAGTTGAGGTGGTGAAAGGAAGGGGAGTAGGCAAGGTTTTGGAGAGGGGCTGAGGTTTCTCTATTGGATTAGATTTGGATAAAGGAGTCTGGTGGCTCTGCCTGAAGGTGTGGAAGAATGCTGTCTTAAGGTGGTATGAAAGCTCTTCAGGAAGGTTTTGAAAGAAGGGGGAAGGGGGTGAAAAAAGCTGGAGCACTGCAACAATGCCACAGGTCATTTCTTGTCGTGCTCTGTATTCTCAGTGGAGGAGAAGAGATTGACCTTGGTGTTTCTAGAAGGTGGGGGGGTATCCAGGGTTGGGAATACTCATGCTAGGAAGCTAAGAAGCATTAGGGTTGCTTCTAATCCCTGCATCACTGCTCTACCTCCAGAGGACAACTCTCCAGCTGTGCTGGGTGGTTCAATGGTTCCCAAATATGGGGAAGTCTTTTTCCGAAGTTGTTAGTGCTTCTCAGGTGAAGGTTGGCAATGCAGTGTGGATTGAGGTGGGGGAACAGgatgtgaaaaagaaaaatggatgcCCTTCGACTTGGTATTGTGGTTTGATGGGAAAGTTTTCCAGTTGGTTTGACTTGGAGGCACActcattttgtttaattttcagTTGACTTCAGATTTAGAGGAGGCTTCTCAAAGTGAGTGGAGGTTTTCTTAATGGTAAACCCCTATTCTTGTATAGATGGTCTTTAGAAGTGGGCTGATTTAGTGAAGGTGCTCTTGCTAGAGAAGCTTCAGTGATAGTTGTTGGCTTACCAATGCACTTATGGGATAGGAAGCTGTTTCAGACGCGGGGATGCTTGCAGGGGCTTCATGGCAGTTGATGAGGACCTGGTGTTCTGCCAGAGTTTGCAGTGGGCTAGGGTCCCTGTTAAAACTGGCAGTAGAAAGGAGCCAAGTATGTTGCACATGGTAGTGGGTTTGTCGTGCTATGCAATTCAATTATGGTGGGAAATCCCAAATTTTGTGGAACAGATAGTTTCGAGGGCTTGGATACAGAGAGTTGGAGGTTGAAGAAGGTAGAGAAGTGACAGCACAAGTGGAGGGGAGTGCGGGCATGGGTGTGGAATTGATCAATGAGGATGCAGAGTGAGCAGTTGCAAACCCACAGGAGGTAGCTGGTGAGCAGGATTTTTAAATTCTCTTGGGCTTGGCAGGGAGCCTTAGTTGGGCTGCAGAACCAGCCCAGTGTTTTGAGGCCCATATGGAGAATCTGGGTCCCTCCTTTTGATGGCCCTATTAGTCCCTTTTTAAATACCATGGCAGCCTGGATTGAAATGATCAAATGGAACTAAGCAAGAAGAGAGTAGTCCCATCTGTGTTTTCTGAAAATATAATGAGTTCCATGCAATAAGAAACAATTAGGATATGGTTTCACAGGGGATTCCTTTGGTTAGGTAGAAAACACATAAGAAGGTTGAAATGGGGTTGAATTGGGTTTTATTGCGTTCCTGTTTCTGTACTGGAAATCAAAACAGTACACCTAGGCGTTTTTGCCATTATTATCTGTATCATTGTCTTTATTAATTTGTTCCTGTGATCACCATGGGATGGCTGTCTTTGTGTTGCATGTTAGAAGTGGGAGGAGGAGAGGGAGGAAAGGGTGAAGATATACATAAGCTTTTTGAAACAAtttggaaaaatagaaaaggtTCAAATCCAATCACATAAAAAAACCCATTTTAAAGCTCCAATTCAGCACTATTACAAAAATATCTTATGTGACTTCAGGCTGGGCCAAGCTCAGGATGGCTGCACTGCTCCTAACTTATCATAGCTGAGCTCCATCCAAACTTCAAGCTTAATAAGCAGGCATTGGACCAGCTTGGTCCAATTGATAGTCCTAAGCAATTAAAAGCCTCTATAATGCAAATAGCAAATAATAATATCCAGTTCTTGCCTTCTACAATGAATAACCATTATAATTGAATGATCATCATGCAAACAAATTTGCATTTAAGACCATGCTTGTGCTGCTTGCCTTTGTTCTTTCTGTGTTTCATTAGAACATTTGACTAATGAGTTTTGAATCTGAGTCTTATCGTGAATATGATTGCCACATCTCTAGGAATCCATGGCTTGCACATGCTATTCATGcttgatttttccttttgttttttgtccTCCTTTTTTCATCGGTCAAAGAAAATTTGGATAAGTCTTTTTTGTGGTCGGCTGCTTTCTTAGAAACAAGATGGCTAAATACATTCACCCCCTATCATCCATTAGTTCAATCAGACTGGCATACCATCATCTTCACTACCATATGCACACCTGAATATATCTCTTTACAAAAATGAAATCACGCCTCTTTTTGGTTCCCTTACACAGTACCTGCTGTGATTGATGCAACCTGGCAGTCACTTGTTCTTGATGCTGACACCCCCGTTCTGGTTGAATTCTGGGCTCCATGGTGCGGTCCCTGCCGCATGATCCACCCGGTAATCAATGAACTGGCAAAGCAATACACTGGGAAGCTCAAATGCTACAAAGTGAACACTGATGAGAGCCCTTCTATTGCAACACGGTACGGGATCAGAAGCATACCAACTGTCATCATCTTCAAGAGCGGCGAGAAGAAAGAAGCAATTATTGGTGCTGTTCCCAAATCCACATTGACCACCAGCATCGAGAAATTCTTATAGAGGTGGTAAGTTAAAAGATGCAGCTTTGCGGGAATTAAGCGGTTTGTAGTATTTACTTCTTTGATATTTAGATCCTGATGTTACACTTTCGGTACCGTTGCTTCCTTACAGTAAACTGTCTTATGTTCTCTTTGTATAGTTATTGCTTGTTGCTGTATTTCCAGTTTCCTTCAGTTATTCTCTACTTATATGTATCAGTCATTTGAATATCCCTTCGTAACTTGTCCCATCTTCTCATCTTATGAAAAATGTCTTCCCTGGCAGATCAAACCCCATCTGAGTCAAATTCAAATTGTTAGATAaaggtataaaaaaattgaaaccagGATCGGGATAGAAAGAAATGAAGCTTATTTATAAATGAAGGTAAATATTAACAAATATTAACCAACGGTCTTATTATTTAGAAAGGATTTTAAGCGGAGGTGGAGGCAACAAATTCGGTTCCGGGGCCCATACAAGAGAGACTAGTTTTAGGGGGgtaaatgtgagaaaaaaatcaagttattggtaattttaaattaatttaagtcattaaaataatattttttatcaaatgttttaaaatttttatttttaaaaataaaaaatgtttttaatagttCAACTTgtgatataaattaaataagtattttaatagtattttttataatgtgtTATTTATTCCAAGTgctttttaataaatcattttttaaaactttctcAAACATTCCCTTTGTAGAGAAGAAAGTGCTCTCAAGCAGGGATGGCAACGAGACGGGTTCGGGACGGATCGCCTCCATCCCAATCCCGTCCCAtttattcaaaacaattttcatcctcgttttatttaaaaaattaaacatggtGGAGCGGGTgggtatgataaattctcatacccgtcctgtttaattttttttattttaatttttttattttaaaaattacttttaaaaattttaattatattaaaataaatatattttataaataattaaattattatattttttataacttattttattaaaaatattttattattatctatatattaaatagtaaaataaaaattaaattaaattaattttatatataatcggggcggGATAGGGCAATACACAAACCCGCtctggatttttaaaaaaattcccaaacccgtctcaaatttgtttattaaaattaaacttgtcccattaggggcgggacgggtaccaaaaaaaaaaccccattgccatccctactcTCAAATGCTTTTAATCTCAATATGATTGCTTTAAAATGATGTGACACTAGTGGTTTGTTAAAGATAAGGAAAATTCTAGGGTACCTCTTCGGTACCAACAGAAAAGTTTTTCTAAGCCATTGGATGTTCAATATTACATTTGGTcatccattttaaatttgaaataaaaattccacTTAACCAGTTAAGGGAAGAACCGGTGGCCTTCTTTCTTCCTCCCTTCTCAACAATTTTtggtttaaataaaataaatatgagataaaaatagaattgaaaaaaaataaaaatgatataaaatttggaaacatatttattaacaaaaaaaaatcat
Protein-coding regions in this window:
- the LOC100245250 gene encoding uncharacterized protein LOC100245250; translated protein: MATVLDSLAVPRSSALPSSAFAPIASSPVCFLSGRRGLARLPEFSGLKIQPSLASRSVAAAGRSSRVGRRVGGVVCEAQETAVEVPAVIDATWQSLVLDADTPVLVEFWAPWCGPCRMIHPVINELAKQYTGKLKCYKVNTDESPSIATRYGIRSIPTVIIFKSGEKKEAIIGAVPKSTLTTSIEKFL